A window from Aquabacterium sp. NJ1 encodes these proteins:
- the leuD gene encoding 3-isopropylmalate dehydratase small subunit, which translates to MQAFRIHKGLVAPMDRDNVDTDAIIPKQFLKSIKRTGFGPNLFDEWRYLDAGEPGQDPATRKPNPDFVLNQSRYKGASVLLARKNFGCGSSREHAPWALDQYGFRAIIAPSFADIFFNNSVKNGLLPIQLSELQVDNLFNEVAAFPGYELTVDLERQVVIKPDGTELPFEVQPFRKYCLLNGFDDIGLTLRHADKIKAYEAERLAQKPWLNHRIV; encoded by the coding sequence ATGCAAGCATTTCGCATTCACAAGGGCCTGGTGGCCCCGATGGACCGGGACAACGTCGACACCGACGCCATCATTCCCAAGCAGTTCCTGAAGTCCATCAAGCGCACGGGTTTTGGCCCCAACTTGTTCGACGAATGGCGCTACCTGGACGCGGGCGAGCCCGGCCAGGACCCGGCCACGCGCAAGCCCAACCCGGATTTCGTGCTCAACCAGTCGCGCTACAAGGGCGCCTCCGTGCTGCTGGCTCGCAAGAACTTCGGTTGCGGCTCCAGTCGCGAGCACGCGCCCTGGGCGCTGGACCAATACGGCTTTCGCGCCATCATTGCGCCCAGCTTTGCCGACATCTTCTTCAACAACAGCGTCAAGAACGGCCTGCTGCCCATTCAATTGAGCGAGTTGCAGGTCGACAATCTGTTCAATGAAGTCGCGGCCTTCCCCGGCTACGAGCTGACTGTCGATCTGGAGCGCCAGGTCGTGATCAAGCCCGATGGCACCGAGTTGCCTTTCGAGGTGCAGCCCTTCCGCAAGTACTGCCTGCTCAATGGCTTCGATGACATCGGCCTGACCCTGCGTCATGCCGACAAGATCAAGGCCTATGAAGCCGAGCGCCTGGCGCAAAAGCCCTGGCTGAACCACCGCATCGTCTAA
- the leuB gene encoding 3-isopropylmalate dehydrogenase, with protein MKIAVLPGDGIGPEIVTEAVKVLNTLDLAFEMKEAKVGGAAFDAHGHPLPEHTLNLAMESDAVLFGSVGDWKYDKLDRPLRPEQAILGLRKNMGLFANFRPAICYPQLTHASSLKPELVAGLDILIIRELTGDIYFGQPRGRRQSPDGEFKGADEAFDTMRYSRPEIERIAHVAFQAARKRGKRVTSVDKANVLETFQFWKDVVTEVHAQYPDIELDHMYVDNAAMQLVKAPKKFDVLFTGNMFGDILSDAAAMLTGSIGMLPSASLNAKGQGLYEPSHGSAPDIAGKGVANPLATILSAAMMLRFSLNQEEAASRIERAVQAVLEQGLRTPDIYSEGTKKVGTVDMGEAVVAALKSQG; from the coding sequence ATGAAGATTGCTGTTCTGCCGGGTGACGGCATTGGTCCCGAAATCGTCACGGAAGCTGTCAAGGTGCTCAACACCTTGGACCTGGCTTTCGAGATGAAAGAGGCCAAGGTCGGTGGCGCCGCCTTTGACGCCCACGGCCACCCGCTGCCCGAGCACACCCTGAACCTGGCCATGGAGTCCGACGCCGTGCTGTTCGGCTCGGTGGGCGACTGGAAGTACGACAAGCTGGACCGCCCCCTGCGTCCTGAGCAGGCCATCCTGGGTCTGCGCAAGAACATGGGCCTGTTCGCCAACTTCCGCCCCGCCATCTGCTACCCGCAACTGACCCATGCTTCCAGCCTCAAGCCTGAGCTGGTCGCCGGCCTGGACATCCTCATCATCCGTGAGCTGACGGGTGACATCTACTTCGGCCAGCCGCGTGGCCGCCGCCAGTCGCCGGACGGCGAGTTCAAGGGGGCTGACGAGGCTTTCGACACCATGCGCTACTCGCGCCCCGAGATCGAGCGCATCGCCCACGTGGCCTTCCAGGCTGCCCGCAAGCGCGGCAAGCGCGTGACCAGTGTCGACAAGGCCAACGTGCTGGAAACTTTCCAGTTCTGGAAGGACGTGGTCACCGAAGTGCACGCCCAGTACCCCGACATCGAGCTGGACCACATGTACGTGGACAACGCCGCGATGCAGCTGGTCAAGGCGCCCAAGAAGTTCGACGTGCTGTTCACCGGCAACATGTTCGGCGACATCCTGTCTGACGCGGCGGCCATGTTGACCGGCTCGATTGGCATGCTGCCTTCGGCCTCGCTCAACGCCAAGGGCCAGGGTCTGTACGAGCCCAGCCACGGCTCGGCCCCCGACATCGCCGGCAAGGGCGTGGCCAACCCGCTGGCCACCATCCTGAGCGCGGCCATGATGCTGCGCTTCAGCCTGAACCAGGAAGAAGCCGCCAGCCGCATCGAGCGCGCCGTGCAAGCCGTGCTGGAGCAGGGCCTGCGCACGCCGGACATCTACAGCGAAGGCACCAAGAAAGTGGGCACCGTCGATATGGGCGAAGCCGTGGTGGCCGCCCTGAAATCGCAAGGTTAA
- a CDS encoding entericidin A/B family lipoprotein: MKRLAVFLIVTLSMLTLSACNTVHGVGQDIEKAGEAISNAAKK; this comes from the coding sequence ATGAAACGTCTGGCTGTTTTTCTGATCGTGACTTTGTCCATGCTGACGCTGTCGGCCTGCAACACCGTTCACGGTGTGGGGCAGGACATCGAGAAGGCCGGTGAGGCCATCTCCAACGCAGCGAAAAAGTAA
- a CDS encoding response regulator transcription factor produces MSAIKVMIADDHPLIVEGLASVLSRHGLTVVGAASEATAVIDTYARLQPDVLVLDLRFGDASVGGLDLLQSLLARFPDGRVAIYTQFDQDTVVREAYKRGAKAFVPKSADPADLAQAILKIHQGETVFLPEIAARLAMLSVHGDQSPLARLQPREIEVFKLMAQGLTNVEIAERMNLSPKTISTTSQSIKDHLGIHRAADITLLAVKCGLIEP; encoded by the coding sequence ATGAGCGCGATCAAGGTGATGATTGCCGACGACCACCCCTTGATCGTGGAAGGTCTGGCCAGCGTGCTGTCGCGCCATGGCCTGACGGTCGTCGGGGCGGCCAGCGAGGCGACCGCGGTGATCGACACATACGCCCGCTTGCAGCCTGACGTGCTCGTGCTGGACTTGCGTTTTGGCGACGCCAGCGTTGGTGGCCTGGACCTGCTGCAATCGTTGCTGGCCCGCTTTCCTGACGGCCGCGTCGCGATCTACACGCAATTCGACCAGGACACGGTCGTGCGCGAAGCCTACAAGCGTGGTGCCAAGGCCTTTGTGCCCAAGAGCGCCGACCCTGCCGATCTGGCGCAGGCCATTCTCAAGATCCACCAGGGCGAAACGGTGTTCCTGCCCGAGATCGCCGCACGCCTGGCCATGTTGAGCGTGCACGGGGACCAATCCCCTTTGGCTCGCCTGCAACCCCGCGAGATCGAGGTCTTCAAGCTGATGGCGCAAGGCCTGACCAACGTGGAAATCGCCGAGCGCATGAACCTGTCGCCCAAGACCATCAGCACCACGAGCCAGTCCATCAAGGATCACCTGGGCATCCACCGTGCCGCGGACATCACCCTGCTGGCGGTGAAGTGCGGCCTGATCGAGCCCTGA
- the leuC gene encoding 3-isopropylmalate dehydratase large subunit, giving the protein MGRTLYDKIWDEHVVHTEEDGTAVLYIDRHLVHEVTSPQAFEGLDIAGRKVWRLSANLAVSDHNVPTTDRSEGIKDPISKLQVDTLDKNCDRVGITQFKMSDKRQGIVHVIGPEQGATLPGMTVVCGDSHTSTHGAFGALAHGIGTSEVEHVLATQTLLAKKAKNMLVKVEGTLTKGCSAKDIVLAIIGKIGTAGGTGYTIEFAGSAIRALSMEGRMTVCNMAIEAGARAGLVAVDDTTINYCKGRPFSPAGVEWDQAVAYWRTLHSDPDAVFDTVVELNASEIKPQVTWGTSPEMVLSIDDRVPDPDKEKDPVKRSATERALQYMALEPNKAINDILVDKVFIGSCTNSRIEDMREAAAVVKKIGGRVASNIKLALVVPGSGLVKEQAEREGLDQIFKAAGFEWREPGCSMCLAMNADRLEPGERCASTSNRNFEGRQGAGGRTHLVSPAMAAAAAMQGHFVDIRRIA; this is encoded by the coding sequence ATGGGACGCACCCTCTACGACAAGATCTGGGACGAGCACGTCGTCCATACCGAAGAAGACGGCACCGCCGTGCTGTACATCGACCGTCACCTGGTGCATGAAGTCACCAGCCCGCAGGCGTTCGAAGGCCTGGACATCGCCGGCCGCAAGGTGTGGCGCCTGTCGGCCAACCTGGCCGTGAGCGACCACAACGTGCCCACGACCGATCGCTCCGAAGGCATCAAGGACCCGATCTCCAAGCTGCAGGTCGACACGCTGGACAAGAACTGCGACCGCGTCGGCATCACGCAGTTCAAGATGAGCGACAAGCGCCAGGGTATCGTGCACGTGATCGGCCCGGAGCAGGGCGCCACGCTGCCCGGCATGACCGTGGTCTGCGGCGACAGCCACACCTCCACGCACGGTGCTTTCGGCGCGCTGGCCCACGGCATCGGCACGTCCGAGGTCGAGCACGTGCTGGCCACACAGACGCTGCTGGCCAAGAAGGCCAAGAACATGCTGGTCAAGGTCGAGGGGACGCTGACCAAGGGCTGCTCGGCCAAGGACATCGTGCTGGCCATCATCGGCAAGATCGGCACGGCTGGCGGCACGGGCTACACCATCGAGTTCGCCGGCAGCGCCATCCGCGCCCTGAGCATGGAAGGCCGCATGACCGTGTGCAACATGGCCATCGAAGCCGGTGCGCGCGCCGGCCTGGTGGCCGTGGACGACACCACGATCAACTACTGCAAGGGCCGCCCCTTCTCGCCCGCTGGCGTCGAGTGGGATCAGGCCGTGGCTTATTGGCGCACGCTGCATTCCGACCCCGATGCTGTCTTCGACACCGTGGTCGAACTCAACGCCAGCGAGATCAAGCCGCAGGTCACCTGGGGCACCTCGCCCGAGATGGTGCTGTCCATCGACGACCGCGTGCCCGATCCCGACAAGGAAAAGGACCCGGTCAAGCGCTCGGCCACCGAGCGTGCGCTGCAGTACATGGCGCTCGAACCCAACAAGGCCATCAACGACATCCTCGTCGACAAGGTCTTCATCGGTTCGTGCACCAACAGCCGCATCGAAGACATGCGCGAAGCCGCTGCCGTGGTCAAGAAGATCGGTGGCCGCGTGGCCTCGAACATCAAGCTGGCCCTGGTCGTGCCTGGCTCCGGCCTGGTCAAGGAGCAGGCCGAGCGCGAAGGCCTGGACCAGATCTTCAAGGCCGCAGGCTTCGAATGGCGTGAGCCTGGTTGCTCCATGTGCCTGGCCATGAACGCCGACCGCCTCGAGCCCGGCGAGCGCTGCGCCTCGACCAGCAACCGCAACTTCGAAGGCCGTCAAGGCGCGGGTGGCCGCACCCATCTGGTTAGCCCGGCCATGGCCGCTGCGGCCGCGATGCAAGGCCACTTCGTGGACATCCGCCGCATCGCCTGA
- the asd gene encoding aspartate-semialdehyde dehydrogenase → MATTLVGLVGWRGMVGSVLMDRMQAEGDFDLIEPMFFSTSNAGGKAPSMAKNETTLKDAYSIEDLKRCDIILTAQGGDYTTEVYPKLRAAGWNGHWIDAASTLRMKDDAVIVLDPVNMPVIKNALANGGKNWIGGNCTVSCMLIGVGALYKAGLVEWMSTQTYQAASGGGAQHMRELLTQFGTLNAEVRSLLDDPKSAILEIDRKVIAKQRALTEAETANFGVPLGGSLIPWIDKDLGNGQSKEEWKGMAETNKILGQGEGFGSPAVPVDGFCVRVGAMRCHSQALTFKLKKDVSVQEIEAMIAADNPWAKVVPNTREATIKDLTPVAVTGTLTIPVGRIRKLAMGPEYVGAFTIGDQLLWGAAEPLRRMLRILLNA, encoded by the coding sequence ATGGCTACGACTCTGGTTGGTTTGGTGGGCTGGCGCGGCATGGTCGGCTCCGTCTTGATGGACCGCATGCAGGCCGAAGGTGACTTCGACCTCATCGAGCCGATGTTCTTCTCGACCTCGAACGCGGGCGGCAAGGCCCCGTCGATGGCCAAGAACGAAACCACGCTCAAGGATGCCTACAGCATCGAAGACCTCAAGCGCTGCGACATCATCCTGACGGCTCAGGGTGGCGACTACACGACCGAGGTGTATCCCAAGCTGCGCGCAGCTGGCTGGAATGGCCACTGGATCGACGCCGCATCGACCCTGCGCATGAAGGACGACGCCGTGATCGTGCTGGATCCGGTCAACATGCCCGTGATCAAGAACGCGCTGGCCAACGGTGGCAAGAACTGGATCGGCGGCAACTGCACGGTCAGCTGCATGCTGATCGGCGTGGGTGCGCTGTACAAGGCTGGGCTGGTCGAGTGGATGTCCACCCAGACCTACCAGGCTGCTTCCGGCGGCGGTGCCCAGCACATGCGCGAACTGCTGACCCAGTTCGGCACGCTGAACGCCGAAGTGCGCTCGCTGCTGGACGACCCCAAGAGCGCCATCCTCGAGATCGACCGCAAGGTCATCGCCAAGCAGCGCGCCCTGACCGAAGCCGAAACCGCCAACTTCGGCGTGCCGCTGGGTGGCTCGCTCATCCCCTGGATCGACAAGGACCTGGGCAATGGCCAGTCCAAGGAGGAGTGGAAGGGCATGGCCGAGACCAACAAGATCCTCGGTCAAGGCGAAGGCTTTGGTTCACCCGCCGTGCCGGTGGACGGCTTCTGCGTGCGCGTCGGCGCCATGCGCTGCCACAGCCAGGCTTTGACCTTCAAGCTCAAGAAGGACGTGTCCGTGCAGGAGATCGAAGCCATGATCGCCGCCGACAACCCCTGGGCCAAGGTTGTGCCCAACACCCGCGAAGCCACGATCAAGGACCTGACCCCCGTGGCCGTGACCGGCACGCTGACGATCCCTGTGGGCCGTATCCGCAAGCTGGCCATGGGGCCGGAATATGTCGGCGCTTTCACCATCGGCGACCAGTTGCTGTGGGGTGCGGCCGAGCCGCTGCGTCGCATGCTGCGCATTTTGCTGAACGCGTGA